A DNA window from Flavobacterium sp. contains the following coding sequences:
- a CDS encoding RNA polymerase sigma-70 factor produces MPTKNQSDTCDEIVFSSFFKSHVKALRNFLLYKFGNAEQAEDVTQEAFVKLWQNCASVPIEKAKSYVYTIANNSSLNQIAHQKVVLKYEKNFTGLDKTNESPEYLLEEKQFQTKLLKAIENLNEKQRVAFLMHRIDGKKYSEIAADLNISVKAVEKRIHLALLSLRKEIDL; encoded by the coding sequence ATGCCAACTAAGAACCAATCAGATACTTGTGACGAAATAGTTTTTTCGTCTTTTTTTAAAAGCCACGTAAAAGCGCTCCGAAATTTTCTGCTTTACAAATTTGGTAATGCTGAGCAGGCAGAAGATGTAACGCAGGAAGCTTTTGTAAAACTTTGGCAGAATTGTGCATCGGTACCCATTGAAAAAGCAAAATCTTACGTATATACAATTGCCAACAACAGCAGTCTGAACCAGATCGCACATCAAAAAGTGGTTTTAAAATACGAAAAAAACTTTACTGGTTTGGATAAAACCAATGAAAGCCCCGAATATCTTTTAGAAGAAAAACAATTTCAGACAAAGCTTTTAAAAGCCATCGAAAACTTAAACGAAAAGCAGCGCGTTGCTTTTTTAATGCATAGAATTGACGGAAAAAAATACAGTGAAATTGCTGCCGATTTAAACATTAGTGTAAAAGCGGTAGAAAAACGAATTCACTTAGCTCTGTTAAGTCTTCGTAAAGAAATTGATTTATAA